The Desulfatitalea tepidiphila genome window below encodes:
- a CDS encoding metallophosphoesterase, translated as MASLSRWVIFLAAFFCIYGSLHLYILIKVRRALYLDRWSYILLVVVLLFLMTAPINARMLTQGYPIFSLALTWIGYLWMAYLFLFVCLAIPLDLYHLIVSGLQQFFNVDWTNIMMLRRNNLALVAICAGGVMIYGAYAAYHVRIEQVALSSDKIPDTVDRVRLVQISDLHLGPMLYPGRLHPILAAIRQAQPDILVSTGDLIDGPFRGEQEIAAALRALPARIGKFAVSGNHEHYFGIERSMDFTRAAGFKPLRGERADVGNGIVLVGVDDTLDGHPNSGKENELLSRISPEQFSVLLKHRPLFDGNRIGYFDLQLSGHAHNGQIFPFTLVVRFIYPMSDGLYHIAEKHYLYASRGTGTWGPPIRVLAPPEITIIDLLPAKSGKSVAKPRKTDQ; from the coding sequence ATGGCGTCACTGAGCCGCTGGGTCATCTTCCTGGCCGCTTTTTTCTGCATATACGGCTCGCTTCATCTCTATATCCTGATCAAGGTGAGGCGCGCCCTCTATCTCGACAGGTGGAGCTACATCCTGTTGGTGGTGGTCTTGCTGTTTTTGATGACGGCGCCCATCAATGCGAGAATGCTCACCCAGGGATACCCGATCTTTTCTCTGGCGTTGACCTGGATCGGATACCTGTGGATGGCCTACCTTTTTCTTTTTGTTTGTCTGGCCATTCCTCTGGACCTCTATCATTTGATCGTCAGCGGGCTCCAACAGTTTTTCAATGTGGATTGGACCAATATCATGATGCTGCGGCGCAACAACCTCGCCCTGGTGGCGATCTGTGCGGGCGGCGTGATGATCTATGGCGCCTACGCGGCCTACCATGTCCGCATCGAACAGGTAGCCCTCAGCAGCGACAAAATCCCGGACACGGTCGACAGGGTGCGCCTCGTGCAGATATCCGATCTTCATTTAGGGCCGATGCTCTACCCCGGGCGCCTGCATCCGATCCTGGCGGCAATACGCCAGGCACAGCCGGACATCCTGGTTTCTACCGGCGACCTGATCGACGGGCCGTTCCGAGGGGAACAGGAAATCGCCGCGGCGTTGCGCGCCCTGCCGGCCAGGATCGGCAAATTCGCCGTGAGCGGCAACCATGAGCATTACTTCGGCATCGAAAGATCCATGGACTTCACGCGGGCAGCCGGTTTCAAGCCACTGCGCGGCGAGCGCGCCGATGTCGGCAACGGCATCGTGCTGGTCGGGGTTGACGATACCCTGGATGGGCACCCGAACAGTGGAAAAGAAAATGAGCTGCTCTCCCGCATATCCCCGGAACAATTTTCGGTATTGCTCAAACACCGCCCCCTTTTCGATGGGAATCGAATCGGTTACTTCGACCTGCAGCTCTCAGGGCATGCCCATAATGGCCAAATTTTCCCGTTCACCCTGGTTGTCAGGTTTATTTATCCCATGTCAGACGGCCTCTACCACATCGCCGAAAAGCATTACCTGTACGCCAGCAGGGGAACCGGCACGTGGGGTCCACCGATTCGCGTCCTTGCCCCCCCCGAAATCACGATCATCGACCTGCTGCCGGCAAAAAGCGGCAAGTCTGTGGCGAAGCCCCGGAAAACAGATCAATAA
- a CDS encoding iron-sulfur cluster assembly scaffold protein, with protein MNETNNDFWQSHSMKFLECAFRADRQETVHRADGHGKKTGECGDTVEFFLMVKDDRLQTISYAVNGCMNTNACANAVIDLAEKRPLDEAWDITPEMVSGYLETLPQNHYHCAELAVGAFYLALADARRSLQHAWKSKYR; from the coding sequence ATGAACGAAACGAACAACGATTTCTGGCAGAGCCATTCGATGAAGTTCCTCGAATGCGCGTTTCGCGCCGATCGTCAAGAGACCGTACACCGGGCTGACGGACATGGTAAAAAAACCGGCGAATGCGGTGATACCGTGGAATTTTTCCTCATGGTAAAGGATGACCGGCTGCAAACGATCTCTTATGCCGTCAATGGATGCATGAACACCAACGCATGCGCCAATGCCGTCATCGACCTGGCGGAAAAACGCCCGCTGGACGAGGCATGGGACATCACCCCCGAAATGGTTTCCGGATACCTGGAGACACTGCCCCAAAATCACTACCACTGCGCGGAACTGGCTGTCGGCGCATTTTATCTCGCCCTGGCCGATGCACGGCGAAGCCTTCAACACGCATGGAAAAGCAAGTACCGCTAA
- a CDS encoding RsbRD N-terminal domain-containing protein, with protein sequence MELIAQLEKQKDALTQSWFERVINTYPPETAHFLAKQKDPFANPVGQTTYRSLTILVDLLGQGLDREAARDALDPIIRIRAIQSFTASQATGFVFDLKQVIRKKCTVKPTDADQMDHIDHLIDQLALIAFDLFMQCREKIYDLKANETKQRTFKAFAKAGLIKEPEDD encoded by the coding sequence ATGGAATTGATCGCGCAGCTGGAAAAACAAAAAGATGCATTGACCCAGAGCTGGTTTGAACGGGTAATCAACACCTACCCTCCCGAAACGGCCCATTTTCTGGCTAAGCAAAAAGACCCCTTCGCAAATCCGGTCGGTCAGACCACCTACCGGAGCCTGACCATCCTGGTCGATCTTCTCGGGCAAGGACTGGATAGAGAAGCCGCCCGGGATGCCCTCGACCCGATTATCCGCATCCGCGCCATTCAAAGTTTTACGGCCTCCCAGGCCACGGGTTTCGTTTTCGATCTGAAGCAGGTTATCCGCAAAAAATGTACCGTGAAACCCACCGACGCCGATCAAATGGACCACATCGACCACCTTATCGACCAGCTTGCGCTGATTGCATTTGATCTTTTCATGCAATGTCGTGAAAAAATTTACGATCTGAAAGCCAATGAAACCAAGCAACGCACGTTCAAGGCGTTTGCAAAAGCAGGTTTGATAAAGGAGCCGGAGGATGATTGA
- the dsrM gene encoding sulfate reduction electron transfer complex DsrMKJOP subunit DsrM, producing MNKFYMSSLLAVFVLALIAWVGSLGLPWLFGIVLPYLAVLVFMVGVARRMMGWARSAVPFAIPTTCGQQKSLDWIKPARIDNPSTKFGVFIRMALEILTFRSLFRNTRMKLTHEGRFSYNLEIFLWVGALAFHYAFLVTVLRHFRFFLEPVPWCLQMLESVDSFFRVEISYDLIQFGLPGIYLSGLVLLAAVTYLFLRRLFISKVKYISLASDYFPLFLIMGIAFTGILMRYFTKVDIANIKELTMGLVTFHPTIPEGISPLFYIHLFFVSVLLAYFPFSKLMHMGGVFLSPTRNMTANTREVRHVNPWNYPVKVHTYEAYENEFREKMVEAGLPVDKMPEPTPEEPTAEEEKE from the coding sequence ATGAATAAATTTTACATGTCATCACTGCTGGCGGTATTCGTGCTGGCCCTGATCGCCTGGGTGGGTTCCTTGGGTCTACCCTGGCTTTTCGGGATTGTCTTGCCGTATCTGGCCGTCCTGGTTTTCATGGTGGGTGTCGCAAGGCGCATGATGGGCTGGGCGCGGTCGGCCGTTCCCTTTGCCATTCCCACCACCTGCGGTCAGCAAAAGTCTTTGGACTGGATCAAACCGGCCCGAATCGACAACCCCTCGACCAAGTTCGGCGTTTTCATCCGGATGGCTCTGGAAATCCTGACATTTCGTTCACTTTTCCGCAACACCCGCATGAAGCTGACCCATGAGGGGCGGTTCAGTTACAACCTGGAGATCTTCCTCTGGGTGGGCGCCCTGGCGTTCCATTACGCCTTTCTGGTCACCGTGCTGCGCCACTTTCGATTTTTCCTGGAACCGGTCCCCTGGTGTCTGCAAATGCTCGAAAGCGTGGACAGCTTCTTCCGGGTGGAAATCTCATATGATTTGATCCAGTTCGGACTTCCGGGCATCTACCTGTCAGGTCTGGTTCTGCTGGCTGCCGTGACCTATCTCTTCCTGCGGCGCCTCTTTATCTCCAAAGTCAAATACATTTCCCTGGCCTCGGATTACTTCCCCCTCTTTCTGATCATGGGCATCGCTTTCACCGGCATCCTGATGCGTTACTTCACGAAGGTGGATATCGCGAATATCAAGGAGCTCACCATGGGATTGGTGACGTTTCACCCCACCATCCCGGAGGGCATCAGCCCACTGTTCTACATTCATCTGTTTTTTGTCAGCGTGCTGCTGGCCTATTTCCCCTTCAGCAAGCTGATGCATATGGGCGGCGTCTTCCTGAGTCCCACACGCAACATGACGGCCAACACCCGCGAAGTCCGCCACGTCAACCCGTGGAACTACCCGGTGAAGGTCCACACTTACGAGGCCTACGAAAACGAGTTCCGCGAAAAAATGGTCGAAGCCGGATTGCCGGTGGACAAGATGCCGGAACCCACGCCTGAAGAACCGACCGCGGAAGAGGAAAAGGAGTAA
- the dsrK gene encoding sulfate reduction electron transfer complex DsrMKJOP subunit DsrK, with translation MADETPKAEDFLAQIDHRPPARQWMDVPTEIRKGMYCYAANPKSVEYLGLPNARQWNPIEDDWQLPDNWQQILHEGFKERLERFRSVKVFMDICVRCGACADKCHFFLGTGDPKNMPVLRAELLRSVYRNDFTKMGKLLGRLNGARPMTAEVLKEWWYYLFQCTECRRCSVFCPYGIDTAEITIFGRELLNLLGLNIDWIATPVANCYRTGNHLGIQPHAFKDMLDFFVDDIEEITGIRVEPNFNKKGADILFITPSGDVFADPGTYSCMGYMILFHFLKEKYGLDVTWSTYGSEGGNFGFFTSHETMKRLNAKMYLEAKRLGVKWILGGECGHMWRVIHQYMDTMNGPADFLEEPVNPITGTKFENAKSTKMVHIAEFTADLIKHGKLDLDPKRNDNKIITFHDSCNPARGMGMLDEPRYVIKNVANHFYEMPANTIREQTFCCGSGSGLNAGENMEERMAGGLPRANAVKYVHEKFGVNMLACVCAIDRAALPPLMEYWVPEVEVTGLHELVANALILPGEQERTTDLRGEPLPGMEDADE, from the coding sequence ATGGCAGATGAAACACCCAAAGCCGAAGATTTTTTGGCTCAAATAGATCATCGTCCGCCCGCCAGACAGTGGATGGACGTACCCACCGAAATCCGCAAGGGTATGTACTGTTATGCGGCCAATCCTAAAAGCGTCGAATACCTCGGCCTGCCCAACGCACGGCAGTGGAACCCCATTGAAGACGACTGGCAGCTTCCGGACAACTGGCAGCAAATCCTACATGAAGGCTTCAAGGAGCGCCTGGAACGGTTTCGCTCGGTCAAAGTCTTCATGGACATTTGTGTGCGCTGCGGGGCCTGCGCCGACAAGTGCCACTTCTTTCTCGGCACCGGCGACCCCAAGAACATGCCGGTACTTCGGGCTGAACTCCTGCGCTCGGTCTACCGCAACGACTTCACCAAAATGGGTAAACTGCTGGGCCGCCTGAACGGTGCCCGCCCCATGACCGCCGAAGTGCTCAAGGAGTGGTGGTACTACCTGTTTCAATGCACCGAATGCCGGCGCTGTTCCGTGTTCTGTCCTTACGGCATCGACACAGCCGAAATCACCATCTTCGGCCGAGAACTGCTCAACCTGCTCGGCCTGAACATCGACTGGATCGCCACCCCAGTGGCCAATTGCTACCGCACCGGCAACCATCTGGGCATTCAGCCCCACGCCTTCAAGGACATGCTCGATTTCTTCGTCGATGACATCGAAGAGATCACCGGCATCCGGGTGGAACCCAATTTCAACAAGAAGGGCGCCGACATCCTCTTCATCACGCCATCGGGTGACGTTTTCGCCGACCCGGGGACCTACTCCTGTATGGGGTACATGATCCTGTTTCATTTCCTCAAGGAGAAGTACGGACTGGACGTAACCTGGAGCACTTACGGCAGCGAGGGCGGCAACTTTGGCTTTTTCACCTCCCACGAGACCATGAAACGGCTCAACGCCAAGATGTACCTCGAGGCCAAGCGCCTGGGCGTCAAATGGATCCTGGGCGGCGAGTGCGGACACATGTGGCGCGTGATCCACCAGTACATGGACACCATGAACGGCCCGGCCGACTTCCTGGAAGAACCGGTCAATCCCATCACAGGCACCAAATTCGAAAACGCCAAGTCGACCAAAATGGTGCACATCGCCGAATTCACCGCCGACCTGATCAAACACGGCAAGCTCGATCTGGATCCGAAGCGCAACGACAACAAAATCATCACCTTCCACGATTCGTGCAACCCGGCCCGAGGCATGGGCATGCTGGATGAGCCGCGCTACGTGATCAAAAATGTGGCCAACCACTTCTATGAAATGCCGGCCAACACGATCCGCGAGCAGACATTCTGCTGCGGCAGCGGATCGGGACTCAATGCCGGCGAGAACATGGAAGAGCGCATGGCCGGCGGTTTGCCACGGGCCAACGCCGTCAAATATGTCCACGAGAAATTCGGCGTGAACATGCTGGCTTGCGTTTGCGCCATAGACCGGGCCGCGCTGCCCCCGTTGATGGAATACTGGGTGCCGGAAGTGGAAGTGACCGGCCTGCACGAACTGGTGGCCAACGCCCTGATCCTGCCGGGAGAACAAGAACGAACCACGGACCTGCGCGGCGAGCCGCTGCCGGGAATGGAGGACGCCGATGAGTAA
- the dsrJ gene encoding sulfate reduction electron transfer complex DsrMKJOP subunit DsrJ, giving the protein MSKKWIVIGLIIFLGLFASPFWYNLLVKMGTAAPAPEVVLTEKAKVAKQCVMPTDFMKTEHMQLLDLWRLKVVRGLEREFVNPEGKTFDMSLSNTCLDCHSNKAEFCDRCHNYASVRPYCWDCHIDNPQGEMK; this is encoded by the coding sequence ATGAGTAAAAAATGGATCGTAATAGGCTTGATTATCTTCCTGGGCCTGTTCGCTTCCCCGTTTTGGTACAACTTGCTGGTCAAAATGGGAACCGCTGCCCCTGCGCCGGAAGTGGTGCTGACCGAGAAGGCAAAGGTGGCCAAGCAGTGCGTCATGCCCACCGACTTCATGAAAACCGAGCATATGCAACTGCTCGATCTTTGGCGGCTCAAGGTGGTGCGCGGGTTGGAACGCGAATTTGTCAACCCCGAGGGAAAAACCTTTGACATGAGTCTGTCGAACACCTGTCTGGACTGCCACAGCAACAAGGCGGAATTTTGTGATCGCTGTCACAATTATGCTTCCGTGCGACCCTATTGCTGGGATTGCCATATCGATAACCCCCAAGGAGAGATGAAATGA
- the dsrO gene encoding sulfate reduction electron transfer complex DsrMKJOP subunit DsrO, translated as MKSSRRSFMKMAGIAALGLGAQPAIKAIAPAAEGHGTEMQFHKGPKALTAKQWAMVIDTRRLKTAADLEPIIEACHSVHNVPHFTDKHHEIKWIWETHFHNAFPGSANRFTSEEVEHRPYLVLCNHCENPPCVRACPTKATFKREDGIVVMDMHRCIGCRFCMAACPYGSRSFNFRDPQPFIKEVNLKYPRRMKGVVEKCNFCEERLAVGQMPACVEASKGAIVFGDLADPDSEVRHVLRENFTIRRKQNLGTEPCVYYIV; from the coding sequence ATGAAAAGCAGCCGCAGAAGCTTCATGAAAATGGCGGGCATTGCCGCTTTGGGGCTTGGCGCTCAGCCGGCGATCAAGGCCATCGCACCCGCCGCAGAAGGACATGGGACCGAGATGCAATTCCACAAAGGTCCCAAAGCACTGACCGCCAAGCAATGGGCCATGGTGATCGACACCCGGCGTCTTAAAACCGCCGCGGACCTGGAGCCGATCATCGAGGCGTGCCATTCGGTCCACAATGTGCCCCATTTCACCGACAAACACCACGAAATCAAATGGATATGGGAAACCCATTTCCACAACGCCTTCCCTGGCAGCGCCAACCGTTTCACCAGCGAAGAGGTCGAGCATCGTCCCTACCTGGTGTTGTGCAACCACTGTGAAAACCCGCCTTGCGTCAGAGCATGCCCGACCAAGGCCACCTTCAAGAGGGAAGACGGTATTGTCGTAATGGACATGCATCGCTGCATTGGCTGCCGTTTCTGTATGGCCGCCTGCCCCTATGGCTCGCGTAGTTTCAATTTCAGGGACCCGCAGCCGTTTATCAAGGAAGTTAACCTGAAGTACCCGCGCCGCATGAAGGGTGTGGTGGAAAAATGCAATTTTTGCGAGGAGCGGCTGGCCGTGGGACAGATGCCGGCCTGCGTGGAGGCCTCCAAGGGCGCCATCGTGTTCGGTGACCTGGCGGATCCCGATTCCGAGGTGAGGCATGTGCTGCGTGAGAATTTCACCATTCGACGCAAACAGAACTTAGGCACCGAACCGTGCGTCTACTATATCGTGTGA
- the dsrP gene encoding sulfate reduction electron transfer complex DsrMKJOP subunit DsrP, translating to MLELAIRGNKTYWTWIVALLGVIGAGFIFYLWQLQFGLGITGMSRDVSWGFYIANFTYLVGVAAGGVMVVLPYYLHDYKAYGRVTILGEFLAIAALIMCLLFIIVDLGQPMRGFNVLLYPTLNSVLFYDAMVLNGYLLINLIVGWNVLEAERNGVHYQKWLKPIIYLSIPFAVSIHTVTAFLYCGLPGRGFWLTAILAPRFLSSAFAAGPALLVLLCLFIRNTTKFDPGKEQIQSLGKTVAYAICINVFFFLCEVFVAFYSNIPEHMDHIKYLFVGLHGHGALVPWMWSSMALMVIGIILTVNPVTRKNEATLAVACAVIIAGTWIDKGLGMISGGFVPNPLHEVNEYAPTFPEIVITIGVYAIGALVLTVLYKMAVGVKEEVEQG from the coding sequence ATGCTTGAATTAGCCATAAGAGGAAACAAAACGTATTGGACATGGATCGTGGCCCTGTTGGGTGTCATCGGAGCCGGATTCATCTTTTATCTCTGGCAGCTCCAGTTCGGATTGGGCATCACCGGCATGAGCAGGGATGTGTCGTGGGGTTTTTACATCGCCAACTTCACCTACCTGGTGGGCGTGGCCGCCGGAGGCGTAATGGTGGTGCTCCCATACTACCTGCACGACTATAAAGCTTACGGCCGCGTCACTATCCTGGGTGAATTTCTGGCCATCGCCGCGTTGATCATGTGCCTGCTGTTCATCATCGTGGATCTCGGGCAACCGATGCGCGGTTTCAACGTGCTGCTCTACCCCACGCTCAACAGCGTGCTCTTTTACGACGCCATGGTGCTCAACGGATACCTGCTGATCAACCTGATCGTGGGATGGAACGTGCTGGAAGCCGAGCGCAACGGGGTGCACTACCAGAAGTGGCTCAAACCGATCATCTACCTCTCCATCCCCTTTGCCGTCAGCATCCATACCGTGACGGCGTTTCTCTACTGCGGCCTTCCCGGCCGCGGATTCTGGTTGACGGCCATCCTGGCGCCGCGCTTCCTGAGTTCAGCCTTTGCCGCCGGTCCGGCCCTGTTGGTGCTGTTGTGCCTCTTCATCCGCAACACCACCAAGTTCGATCCGGGCAAGGAGCAGATCCAGAGCCTGGGCAAAACCGTGGCCTATGCCATCTGTATCAACGTGTTCTTCTTCCTCTGCGAAGTGTTCGTGGCCTTCTACAGCAATATCCCTGAACACATGGATCACATTAAATACCTGTTCGTGGGGCTTCATGGACATGGCGCCCTCGTGCCCTGGATGTGGTCCTCCATGGCGTTGATGGTGATCGGCATCATTCTCACGGTCAACCCGGTGACCCGCAAAAACGAAGCCACCCTGGCCGTGGCCTGTGCCGTGATCATCGCCGGCACCTGGATCGACAAGGGCCTGGGCATGATCTCCGGTGGTTTTGTGCCCAACCCCCTGCACGAAGTCAACGAGTATGCGCCCACTTTTCCTGAGATCGTCATCACCATCGGCGTGTATGCCATCGGCGCACTGGTGTTGACGGTGCTGTATAAAATGGCGGTGGGGGTCAAGGAAGAGGTGGAGCAGGGTTAA
- a CDS encoding efflux RND transporter permease subunit: MMPTVVKYTLKQTVFINVFFVILVVAGVFSLLTNPTENLPLVDIGKVFIHTVYFGASAEDVEQLVTREIEESLESMEDVEYVQSNSYRNFSSVQVKFIDDTDYQELYNELRFRVLNIKDELPQGVDEPDFIWIDTNIWMPVIIVHLSGDLPPQSLERYAEELRATLISVPSVRDVDIEGEPEDEFHLSLNPERLRRFGVTFSQVVQAVSSASTKIPSGRFRTGDTAYMLDAGIRLRSQDDVLDVIVRRDGDGNYVRVRDLVTSARLHYRDRITVPSVNGHTSVRLVVTKEEKGSAVAISEQVKALSRRFGQVHADEGLQVVFTNDSTIEINDSIRILGGNLVLGMALVVLVLWLSLGFRNAMLAAIGIPFSFLCAIAIMKLSGVTINTISIFSFVLVTGILVDDAVIIVENTFRHMQMGKSRRQAIIDGASEVMLPVISSALTTALAFLPMLIMTGSTGDFFAIIPKTVSYALAASLLEALFILPIHIFDWGPKNAEALPVHEDEDAPFVHLQSGLFGPTWRIYRRAVVWVLDHKAAALVGINLAFGSALAILLLSMFGIAPLIKVKFFPGNYFRYHVTLQTPAGTALERTDAIVHDLSRFIISLGPQQADSTAGYTGYYEDQDYVRHYGANYGQIVVTLPEKRVRDFPDNPTNDPMQHLSYMREHINAYVAETYTGDPARPAVQIFEEGDGPPTGKPVNVRVQAETIASAIEASGRLLAAMRQDGDLVDLVDLGDNRPVHHRTVAFEPRQEAVYQYNLSAAQITAIAAGVLNGHMAGPFRAADEEVDLMVRLARSDDLVSDSASLSSPLDILSVPVIEDSAAPIYLRDLVTARIVEEPNVRSRYQGKPTITISADIRAGSKLSPALVQNKVQAHYQQLRAQMPGVAVSFGGEFESTTKSYISLAIAFSMALLGIYMVLASQFRDYLQPLLILTAVPFAIIGVAYGIFLTRTLFTIGSFIATIGLSGVAVNNTILLIDFMNKRMRAGRELRQAILESCAARIRPVLITTVTTLLGLLPMAIGIPSKSISWAPMATAFVTGLCSATLLALLITPANYELLAQWKGRWRRRRFKRLREKRRN; encoded by the coding sequence ATGATGCCCACGGTCGTCAAATACACCCTCAAGCAGACCGTTTTCATCAATGTCTTTTTCGTCATCCTGGTTGTAGCCGGGGTGTTCAGCCTGCTCACCAATCCCACCGAGAACCTGCCCCTGGTCGATATCGGCAAGGTCTTCATTCACACAGTATATTTTGGGGCCTCGGCCGAAGATGTGGAGCAATTGGTTACCCGTGAAATCGAAGAGTCCCTGGAGAGCATGGAAGATGTGGAGTATGTCCAGTCCAACTCCTATCGCAATTTTTCCTCGGTCCAGGTCAAGTTCATCGACGACACGGATTACCAGGAGCTTTACAACGAGTTGCGCTTCCGGGTGCTGAATATCAAAGACGAACTTCCCCAGGGGGTCGATGAGCCTGATTTCATATGGATCGATACCAACATCTGGATGCCGGTGATCATCGTTCACCTCAGCGGCGATTTGCCGCCCCAGAGCCTGGAGCGCTATGCCGAGGAGCTCCGTGCCACCTTGATCAGCGTGCCGTCGGTGAGGGACGTGGATATCGAAGGGGAGCCGGAAGATGAGTTTCATCTCTCCCTCAACCCGGAACGCCTGCGCCGATTCGGGGTCACCTTCAGCCAGGTGGTTCAGGCCGTATCATCGGCCAGCACCAAGATTCCTTCGGGCCGGTTTCGCACCGGCGACACCGCCTACATGCTCGATGCCGGCATCCGTCTGCGCAGTCAGGATGACGTGCTCGATGTGATCGTGCGCCGGGATGGGGACGGCAACTATGTCCGCGTCAGGGACCTGGTGACCAGCGCCCGCCTGCACTATCGGGACCGGATCACCGTGCCCTCGGTCAATGGCCATACGTCCGTCCGTCTGGTGGTGACCAAGGAAGAGAAGGGCAGTGCGGTCGCCATCAGCGAACAGGTCAAGGCGCTCTCCCGCCGTTTTGGGCAGGTACATGCCGATGAAGGCCTTCAGGTCGTGTTCACCAACGATTCGACCATTGAGATCAACGACTCGATCCGCATTCTGGGAGGCAACCTTGTCCTGGGAATGGCGCTGGTCGTGCTCGTGCTGTGGCTCTCCCTGGGGTTTCGCAATGCCATGCTGGCCGCCATCGGCATCCCCTTCTCCTTTTTGTGCGCCATTGCCATCATGAAGCTGAGCGGGGTGACCATCAACACGATCAGCATCTTCTCGTTCGTGCTGGTCACCGGCATTCTCGTGGACGATGCGGTCATCATCGTGGAGAACACCTTCCGCCACATGCAGATGGGTAAATCGAGGCGCCAGGCCATCATCGACGGGGCCTCGGAGGTGATGCTGCCGGTGATCAGTTCGGCCCTGACCACAGCCCTGGCTTTCCTGCCCATGCTGATCATGACCGGCAGCACGGGAGATTTCTTCGCCATCATTCCCAAAACCGTCAGCTACGCCCTGGCCGCCTCCCTGCTCGAAGCGCTGTTCATCCTGCCCATCCATATTTTCGACTGGGGTCCCAAAAATGCCGAGGCCCTGCCGGTGCACGAGGACGAAGATGCGCCCTTTGTCCATCTGCAGAGCGGCCTGTTCGGACCCACCTGGCGCATCTACCGCCGGGCCGTCGTCTGGGTGCTCGACCACAAGGCCGCCGCATTGGTCGGTATCAATCTGGCTTTCGGGTCGGCACTGGCGATTCTGCTGCTCTCCATGTTCGGCATCGCACCGCTGATCAAGGTGAAATTTTTCCCGGGCAATTATTTCCGCTACCATGTGACCCTGCAGACGCCGGCCGGCACCGCCCTGGAGCGAACCGATGCCATCGTGCATGACCTTTCACGGTTCATCATTTCCCTGGGGCCGCAGCAGGCCGATTCCACGGCCGGTTACACCGGCTATTACGAAGACCAGGACTATGTCCGCCATTATGGTGCCAATTACGGCCAGATCGTGGTGACGCTCCCGGAAAAGCGGGTGCGCGATTTCCCGGACAACCCTACCAACGATCCCATGCAGCACCTGAGTTACATGCGCGAACATATCAATGCCTATGTGGCCGAGACATACACCGGTGATCCGGCGCGGCCCGCCGTTCAGATTTTCGAGGAGGGCGACGGACCGCCCACGGGCAAACCCGTCAATGTCCGGGTCCAGGCCGAAACCATTGCGTCGGCGATTGAGGCGAGCGGTCGCCTGCTGGCCGCGATGCGGCAGGACGGCGATCTGGTCGATCTAGTGGATCTGGGAGACAATCGTCCGGTGCATCATCGCACCGTGGCGTTCGAACCCCGCCAGGAAGCGGTCTACCAGTATAATCTTTCGGCGGCCCAGATTACCGCCATCGCCGCCGGGGTGCTCAACGGCCATATGGCCGGGCCGTTCAGGGCCGCGGATGAAGAGGTGGACTTGATGGTGCGCCTGGCCCGTTCAGATGACCTGGTCAGCGACAGTGCCAGCTTGTCATCGCCTTTGGACATCTTGTCGGTGCCCGTCATCGAGGACAGCGCCGCCCCCATCTATCTGAGGGACCTGGTGACGGCTCGCATCGTGGAGGAACCCAATGTGCGGTCGCGCTACCAGGGCAAACCCACCATCACCATCAGCGCGGATATCCGAGCGGGATCCAAACTTTCGCCGGCATTGGTCCAGAATAAGGTGCAGGCCCATTACCAGCAGCTGCGCGCACAAATGCCGGGGGTGGCAGTCTCTTTCGGGGGTGAGTTCGAGTCTACCACCAAGTCCTACATCTCTCTGGCCATAGCCTTCAGCATGGCCTTGCTGGGTATTTACATGGTGCTCGCCTCCCAATTCAGGGACTATCTGCAGCCATTGTTGATCCTGACTGCGGTGCCATTTGCCATTATCGGCGTGGCCTACGGCATCTTTTTGACCCGTACCCTGTTTACCATCGGCAGCTTCATCGCCACCATCGGCTTGTCGGGCGTGGCCGTGAACAACACGATCCTGCTCATCGATTTTATGAACAAGCGCATGCGTGCGGGCAGAGAGCTGCGGCAGGCCATATTGGAATCTTGCGCCGCCCGCATCCGTCCAGTGCTGATCACCACCGTCACCACCCTGTTGGGCCTGCTGCCCATGGCCATCGGCATCCCTTCCAAATCGATCTCCTGGGCGCCTATGGCTACGGCCTTCGTCACCGGCTTGTGCAGTGCCACACTTCTGGCCCTGCTGATCACCCCGGCCAACTATGAATTGCTCGCTCAATGGAAAGGGCGCTGGCGACGGCGCCGGTTCAAACGGTTGCGAGAAAAACGGAGAAACTGA